From one Candidatus Neomarinimicrobiota bacterium genomic stretch:
- the dusB gene encoding tRNA dihydrouridine synthase DusB gives MKIGSVKIESPVFLAPMAGVTDYAFRILCKEMGAGVVYSEFVSADGIIRENQKTLDLIHFHEEERPIGIQMFGSSPEVMAQAARFVVDNFRPDILDINYGCPVPKVTKRGAGSAALKDLCLMDEITTSVVESVPDVPVTVKMRSGWNQESIVTPEAGERLEKIGIKAITLHPRTTVQSYLGQADWSLIKELKQTVSIPVIGNGDVSTPKHVLSMFEDTGCDAVMVGRGALGNPWFFRETLALLRGEPLPEKCTVSERVEMCQRHFDLLLENRGEHWGMNLMRKHFGWYIRGFPGAAKFRQALVTAQGLDEMQLELVSLAKTEQRASPPVFA, from the coding sequence ATGAAAATCGGTTCAGTAAAGATCGAATCTCCTGTTTTTTTAGCGCCCATGGCTGGGGTTACAGACTATGCTTTTCGAATCCTCTGCAAGGAGATGGGAGCTGGCGTGGTCTATTCTGAGTTTGTCTCTGCTGACGGTATTATCCGTGAAAACCAGAAAACTTTAGACCTGATCCATTTCCATGAAGAAGAGCGGCCCATCGGTATTCAAATGTTCGGAAGCTCGCCGGAGGTCATGGCTCAAGCCGCCCGTTTCGTGGTTGACAATTTCAGACCTGACATTCTTGATATCAATTATGGGTGTCCTGTACCGAAGGTAACAAAACGAGGCGCTGGTTCAGCAGCTTTAAAGGACCTCTGTCTAATGGATGAGATAACGACGAGTGTGGTTGAATCTGTCCCAGACGTCCCTGTGACAGTAAAGATGCGTTCCGGTTGGAACCAGGAGTCGATCGTGACTCCTGAAGCAGGAGAGCGCCTGGAGAAGATCGGGATTAAAGCCATTACCTTGCACCCACGTACAACCGTCCAATCCTACCTTGGTCAAGCTGACTGGTCCTTAATTAAGGAACTAAAACAAACAGTCTCTATTCCTGTCATTGGTAACGGTGATGTTTCAACCCCCAAGCATGTGCTTTCAATGTTTGAGGACACTGGGTGTGATGCTGTCATGGTGGGGCGTGGTGCTCTTGGTAATCCTTGGTTTTTCAGAGAGACTCTTGCCCTGTTGAGGGGAGAACCACTGCCTGAAAAGTGCACTGTTTCTGAGCGCGTCGAAATGTGCCAACGACATTTCGACCTTCTTCTTGAAAATAGGGGCGAGCACTGGGGAATGAATCTTATGAGGAAACATTTTGGGTGGTACATCAGAGGATTTCCCGGCGCGGCCAAGTTCCGACAGGCTCTTGTTACTGCCCAAGGATTAGACGAGATGCAACTAGAATTAGTTTCTCTAGCAAAAACTGAACAGAGAGCTTCACCGCCTGTTTTTGCTTAA
- a CDS encoding superoxide dismutase family protein, with amino-acid sequence MKNAIYCYFLALVIGLAFLFSSCSSQNNEIYRARADITGAEGSGVSGYAEFVQSSKGVVPTVLVTLEVTGLEPGSVHGCHIHENGTCEPTFGAAGGHLDPGPYGMSNPDANHPFHMGDLPNLVANENGVARFEHRTSRVTLSDGPLTLFDGNGSAIIVHVDPDLGTTGQKGGAGGARLACGTIQKR; translated from the coding sequence ATGAAAAATGCGATTTATTGCTATTTTTTGGCCCTGGTTATTGGTTTAGCATTTCTTTTTTCGAGCTGCTCCAGTCAAAACAATGAAATTTATCGTGCTCGTGCAGATATTACCGGAGCTGAAGGATCAGGCGTTTCCGGATATGCCGAATTTGTACAGAGTAGTAAAGGGGTGGTTCCAACAGTTCTTGTCACCCTGGAAGTGACTGGCTTGGAGCCTGGCTCGGTCCACGGCTGTCACATCCATGAGAACGGCACTTGTGAACCAACCTTTGGTGCAGCGGGGGGGCACCTGGATCCTGGACCATATGGAATGTCTAATCCAGACGCGAACCACCCATTCCACATGGGTGATCTGCCAAATCTTGTGGCCAACGAGAATGGTGTGGCGAGATTTGAACACCGAACCAGCCGAGTCACACTTTCTGACGGACCACTTACTCTTTTTGACGGCAATGGAAGTGCCATCATTGTTCATGTAGACCCTGATCTGGGGACAACCGGACAGAAGGGAGGCGCTGGCGGGGCAAGACTGGCGTGTGGCACTATCCAAAAGCGCTGA
- a CDS encoding DUF5020 family protein yields the protein MKYEIQLFFSLTFVVSISTGQNLQIHYDFAEDRRYFTSTLEMYKPDEKGATFWFVDFEYNQPGNKSASVGYWEFARYMNLSFMEGLSGTIQFNDGVSRWGPLGHVWLTGITYPVDLKTTTVSTELLYRAAYGSKSHDGQLTFVFYVPLLNGKAHLTGYADIWTQDRFDDEGKETAVMSQPQLWYAVSSKLYVGGEARITKNFLPKDGWQFYATFALKWDME from the coding sequence GTGAAATATGAGATACAGCTATTCTTTAGCCTGACCTTTGTTGTGTCAATAAGTACTGGTCAAAATCTGCAAATTCACTATGACTTTGCTGAAGACCGCAGATATTTTACTTCGACGCTCGAGATGTATAAACCAGATGAAAAGGGAGCTACCTTCTGGTTTGTCGATTTTGAATATAACCAGCCAGGAAATAAAAGTGCTTCAGTGGGATATTGGGAATTCGCTCGTTATATGAACCTGTCATTCATGGAAGGACTCTCTGGCACTATTCAGTTTAATGACGGCGTGTCGCGATGGGGGCCGTTGGGCCATGTCTGGCTTACCGGAATTACCTACCCTGTTGATTTGAAAACCACCACAGTTTCAACAGAATTGCTCTATCGTGCTGCCTATGGTTCTAAATCACACGATGGGCAGTTGACGTTTGTATTCTATGTCCCACTGCTAAACGGGAAAGCTCACCTGACGGGCTACGCGGACATCTGGACTCAAGACAGATTTGATGATGAGGGTAAAGAAACGGCAGTTATGAGTCAGCCGCAATTATGGTATGCTGTTTCTTCCAAACTTTATGTTGGCGGTGAGGCACGAATTACGAAAAACTTTTTACCGAAGGATGGTTGGCAATTCTATGCGACTTTCGCGTTAAAATGGGACATGGAGTAA
- a CDS encoding M28 family peptidase: MKKGGAMRTSILKSVVVCLIMLNSLSGAKEKQLLGFNSKGASDELTLERRLGVALPKRMNEYHLIMTAEPHHAGTEANIKIGHYYAEKLKEFGFDEVQTSHYEVLLPRPIERSVTLISPERYELKLVEPPYDEDQDLTKDGVLPPYNAYAADGDITGEIVFVNYGLPEDYKVLDSLGVSVRGKIVLAKYGRSWRGIKPKIASEHGAIGCLIYSDPEDDGFVQGEVMPKGKWRPEWGVQRGSVMDMPTYPGDPLTPFQAAKGDVKRLPLDKVPTLQKIPVLPISYGDALPILRNIEGPIAPDSWKGGLAITYHIGPGPAEVRMKLKSDWSLRTIMNVIGILRGSEEPEKIVMVGSHRDAWTFGGRDPISGATVLLETGKLLGDLAEKGYRPKRSIAIASWDGEEYGLIGSVEYGEEFAETLKNNVVVYLNRESYTAGNFSASGVHSLQPFINQLTKDINMPGSQGTVYDSWKENSNENRLIKHNGYENVRLGALGSGSDYTVFLDHLGIPSINLGFGSGNGIYHSRYDTHWFFTQYGDPGFVYGIALTDLVAKFLLRMANSTVYPFDYSSTAETIHQYIDEVEKESEDRNVAKHLNFSSLRKSTEILHATSLVLNNQIELLLSNPGANRALIKEVNRYLLLAEENFTDNGGLPGRPWFRHQIYAPGFYTGYGVKTLPGVREAIEKGDTREAQKMMVVLEQSLQRVQKTLLNAVVVSAGQ; this comes from the coding sequence ATGAAAAAGGGGGGAGCGATGAGAACGAGCATTTTAAAAAGTGTGGTTGTCTGCCTGATAATGTTGAATTCTTTGTCAGGGGCTAAAGAAAAGCAGCTTCTTGGTTTTAACTCAAAGGGAGCATCAGATGAATTGACTTTGGAGCGTCGCCTAGGTGTGGCGCTGCCCAAACGTATGAACGAATATCACCTTATCATGACAGCTGAGCCCCATCACGCTGGAACTGAAGCCAATATCAAAATCGGACACTACTACGCCGAAAAACTGAAAGAATTTGGCTTCGATGAAGTTCAAACTTCCCATTACGAGGTGCTTCTTCCCCGTCCGATAGAACGTTCAGTTACCCTCATTTCACCTGAGCGATATGAGTTAAAACTAGTCGAACCACCCTACGATGAAGACCAAGATTTAACCAAAGATGGCGTTTTGCCTCCTTATAACGCTTATGCTGCTGATGGAGACATAACCGGTGAAATCGTATTCGTCAACTATGGTCTGCCTGAAGACTATAAAGTGTTGGATTCTTTAGGTGTTTCCGTACGGGGAAAAATTGTTCTGGCAAAATACGGTCGAAGTTGGCGAGGGATTAAACCAAAGATAGCTTCAGAGCATGGAGCTATCGGCTGTCTAATCTATTCTGATCCAGAAGACGACGGTTTTGTTCAAGGAGAAGTCATGCCAAAGGGAAAATGGCGTCCCGAATGGGGTGTTCAGAGGGGATCCGTAATGGATATGCCCACTTACCCCGGCGACCCCCTAACCCCCTTTCAAGCTGCGAAAGGAGATGTTAAAAGGCTTCCGCTTGATAAAGTCCCTACTCTACAAAAAATCCCCGTTTTACCTATTTCTTACGGGGATGCCCTGCCAATATTAAGGAATATTGAAGGGCCTATCGCACCCGATTCCTGGAAAGGTGGCTTAGCTATTACATATCATATAGGTCCGGGTCCCGCTGAAGTCCGTATGAAATTAAAATCCGATTGGTCCCTCCGAACTATAATGAATGTCATTGGAATTTTGAGAGGAAGTGAGGAGCCTGAAAAAATCGTGATGGTGGGCAGTCACCGTGATGCATGGACTTTCGGCGGTCGTGATCCTATAAGCGGCGCCACTGTTCTGCTTGAGACTGGGAAGCTACTAGGCGATCTTGCAGAAAAAGGATATAGGCCCAAACGTTCAATCGCGATTGCTAGTTGGGACGGAGAAGAATATGGGTTGATCGGATCTGTGGAGTATGGTGAAGAATTCGCAGAAACATTAAAGAATAACGTTGTTGTTTATTTAAACCGAGAAAGCTACACAGCTGGAAATTTCAGTGCCAGTGGTGTTCATTCTCTTCAACCATTTATAAACCAGTTAACAAAAGATATTAATATGCCGGGAAGTCAGGGAACTGTGTATGACTCTTGGAAAGAAAATTCAAATGAAAACCGCCTAATAAAGCATAATGGTTATGAAAATGTGAGGCTGGGGGCCCTTGGATCGGGAAGTGACTATACTGTTTTTCTTGATCATTTGGGAATTCCTTCAATCAACCTCGGTTTTGGGTCGGGAAATGGTATTTATCATTCCCGCTATGACACTCATTGGTTTTTCACCCAATACGGTGATCCCGGTTTTGTGTACGGAATAGCTTTAACCGACCTTGTTGCAAAATTCCTTCTAAGAATGGCAAACAGCACTGTTTATCCTTTCGATTATTCCAGCACTGCGGAAACCATTCACCAATACATTGATGAGGTTGAGAAAGAAAGTGAAGATAGAAACGTGGCTAAGCACCTTAATTTTTCCTCATTACGGAAGAGCACCGAAATACTCCACGCTACATCACTAGTTTTGAACAACCAGATCGAACTGCTACTAAGCAATCCTGGGGCCAATAGAGCACTGATTAAAGAAGTGAACCGCTATCTTCTTTTGGCTGAAGAAAATTTTACTGATAACGGTGGTTTGCCTGGGAGGCCCTGGTTCAGACACCAAATCTACGCACCCGGGTTTTATACGGGATACGGCGTAAAGACGCTACCAGGGGTCCGTGAGGCAATTGAAAAGGGTGACACCCGCGAAGCCCAGAAAATGATGGTGGTTTTAGAACAATCGCTGCAAAGAGTTCAAAAAACTCTGCTAAATGCCGTGGTAGTATCAGCTGGTCAGTAA
- a CDS encoding cyclic nucleotide-binding domain-containing protein, whose amino-acid sequence MKKNTIMSDFVPGIIAGTINAIVCIVSAMALAALVFTGPLASFLSQGIGILLFGTVIFAVFSALTATYPLIFIAPQDIPIAILALMAATVATGVGSELDAEHAYQFIFVAIGLSSILVGLFFYILGRFKLGKLVRYIPFPVVGGFLAGTGWLIVKFSFMMMTDLDLGLADMGMLFESSTIFKWFPGLVFAVTLLVMTRYFSHYLLTPGILFGSIVLFYIIMFGLGFSFTNMEQNGYLLGPFPGGGFFPGFPFKYVSFFRWDLFLVHLPAIATMMILSAVSVLFNYSGLELIVKRDFDLDKELRLTGYSNILAGMAGAPAGYMTLSETSMSYNLGARTRLPSIVVAVISMITLVFGADVLSIFPKVILGGLLLNLGLEFMVEWLFDTWKRLHKTDYAVIVLILIVIGSIGFLEGIVLGLLMSIILFVINYSKVEVIKYELSGKTFSSNVERSSHLKEVLQDHGDEIYILPLQGFVFFGTANRLLMQVQSRQENQNLSKLKYLVFDFRHVTGLDSSAINSFNKLKILAENCGFHILFCGLHDEMEAQLYIEGIVAEKSSLIRIFQDLDHGLEWCEQHILHCVLPETDGLESKDKTGSFLHRFSQIADFFETKNCPSGTIMIKQGEDPGGITFIESGKITVELELDTGKKIRLKTLGPGTVVGEVSLYLGSSASASVIADTDCRVFFLSKESFKKMNLETPDKTVELHTFIVELLSERLSGSNATIKALMR is encoded by the coding sequence ATGAAGAAAAACACCATAATGTCTGATTTTGTCCCGGGGATTATTGCTGGAACTATTAATGCCATTGTCTGCATCGTTTCAGCCATGGCGCTGGCTGCTCTTGTGTTTACTGGTCCATTGGCAAGCTTTCTATCTCAGGGCATTGGAATCCTGTTGTTTGGGACTGTCATTTTTGCTGTTTTTTCCGCCCTCACTGCCACCTATCCCCTAATCTTCATCGCTCCCCAGGACATTCCCATTGCCATTCTTGCTCTCATGGCGGCAACCGTGGCTACGGGTGTAGGCAGTGAATTAGATGCTGAACATGCGTACCAATTCATTTTTGTTGCCATCGGTCTTAGCTCCATCCTTGTAGGGCTATTTTTTTACATTTTAGGGCGTTTTAAGCTCGGGAAATTAGTGCGCTATATTCCCTTTCCTGTTGTTGGGGGGTTCTTGGCTGGAACAGGTTGGCTAATTGTCAAATTCTCCTTCATGATGATGACGGATCTGGACCTTGGCTTGGCAGATATGGGAATGCTTTTCGAAAGCTCCACCATTTTCAAATGGTTTCCTGGGCTTGTTTTTGCAGTAACACTGTTAGTAATGACCCGCTACTTTAGTCATTACCTGTTGACACCGGGAATCCTATTCGGCAGTATTGTGCTGTTCTACATCATTATGTTTGGCTTGGGGTTTTCCTTTACCAACATGGAACAAAACGGATATTTATTAGGTCCGTTCCCTGGGGGTGGTTTTTTTCCCGGTTTTCCATTTAAGTATGTCTCCTTTTTTCGTTGGGATCTCTTTCTTGTACATCTGCCAGCTATTGCAACAATGATGATCTTGAGCGCTGTTTCGGTATTATTTAATTATAGTGGACTGGAATTAATTGTTAAACGGGATTTTGACCTGGATAAAGAACTTCGCCTAACTGGCTACAGCAACATTCTAGCTGGGATGGCTGGCGCTCCGGCAGGTTACATGACCCTCAGCGAAACATCCATGTCCTATAATCTCGGTGCCCGCACCCGGTTGCCAAGTATCGTTGTGGCCGTAATCAGTATGATTACACTCGTCTTCGGGGCTGATGTGTTGTCTATTTTCCCCAAAGTAATTCTGGGTGGACTATTATTGAACTTGGGACTTGAATTTATGGTGGAATGGCTCTTCGATACCTGGAAAAGACTGCACAAAACTGACTATGCGGTGATTGTTTTAATTCTAATCGTTATTGGGTCTATTGGGTTTCTGGAGGGAATAGTTCTTGGCCTTTTGATGTCCATAATTCTTTTTGTGATTAATTACTCCAAGGTTGAGGTAATTAAGTACGAGTTGTCGGGGAAAACATTCAGCAGCAACGTTGAACGGTCCAGTCACCTAAAAGAGGTTCTTCAGGATCACGGTGATGAAATTTATATCCTGCCTTTACAGGGTTTTGTTTTTTTTGGCACCGCCAACCGATTGCTAATGCAAGTACAATCAAGGCAGGAAAATCAAAACCTCAGCAAGCTGAAGTACCTAGTTTTTGATTTTCGTCATGTCACAGGTCTTGACTCGTCAGCAATAAATAGCTTTAACAAACTCAAAATATTGGCTGAGAATTGCGGATTTCACATTCTTTTTTGTGGTCTGCATGACGAAATGGAGGCTCAATTATATATTGAGGGGATTGTTGCTGAAAAAAGCAGCCTTATCCGGATTTTTCAGGACCTGGATCACGGCTTGGAATGGTGTGAGCAACACATTCTACATTGTGTTTTACCTGAAACCGATGGGTTGGAGAGTAAGGATAAGACAGGATCTTTCCTGCATCGATTCTCCCAGATTGCAGACTTTTTTGAAACTAAAAATTGTCCTTCCGGAACAATAATGATTAAGCAGGGTGAAGACCCCGGTGGAATCACTTTTATAGAATCAGGAAAAATTACCGTAGAACTGGAATTGGATACCGGCAAAAAAATTCGTCTTAAAACCCTGGGCCCGGGAACTGTAGTTGGTGAAGTGAGTCTATATTTAGGATCCTCTGCATCTGCTTCCGTTATAGCTGACACAGACTGCCGGGTCTTTTTCCTGTCCAAAGAAAGTTTTAAGAAAATGAACCTTGAAACACCTGATAAAACTGTAGAACTTCACACATTTATTGTGGAACTGTTAAGTGAGCGCCTGTCGGGATCTAATGCTACCATCAAGGCTTTAATGCGTTAG
- a CDS encoding Gfo/Idh/MocA family oxidoreductase yields MSNPKSLKAIGVIGVGHLGKRHLKNVIKLPSVICAGFFDIDGETSNRITRERGVEAAVSIQEIIDKSDALIIAVPTSEHFSVGKACLEAGKDVFMEKPLCASLEEADILVELAEKKEVVLQVGHVERLNPAILTLKREKIPLEPKYIETHRLAPYRVRGTEVPVVLDLMIHDLDVILSLVNSPVKNVSATGVSIITDSVDIANARIRFENGCVANITSSRIAKDYVRKLRVFERNIYITIDFLQGITEVYKVLDAEEENPNALISAPLEQDGHHRQIVYEKPRQEKVDALQLELTNFLEAIEGKSDPIVTAEEGREALRLALLIQEKIEQDLQ; encoded by the coding sequence ATGAGTAATCCTAAATCTTTAAAAGCTATCGGAGTAATTGGTGTTGGCCACCTGGGAAAACGACACCTCAAGAATGTCATTAAGCTACCATCTGTAATTTGTGCTGGATTTTTTGATATTGATGGTGAGACATCTAATAGAATTACCCGTGAAAGAGGAGTGGAAGCGGCTGTTTCCATTCAAGAGATTATCGACAAGAGTGATGCACTGATTATTGCTGTGCCCACCTCAGAGCATTTCTCCGTTGGAAAAGCATGCCTTGAAGCGGGAAAGGATGTCTTTATGGAAAAACCGCTCTGTGCCTCACTGGAAGAGGCTGATATATTAGTGGAGCTAGCAGAGAAGAAAGAAGTGGTACTGCAGGTGGGCCACGTGGAAAGACTTAATCCAGCCATTTTAACCTTAAAAAGAGAGAAAATTCCTCTGGAGCCAAAATATATTGAGACTCACAGGCTGGCTCCATATCGGGTGCGAGGAACAGAGGTGCCTGTAGTTCTAGATCTTATGATTCATGATCTTGATGTGATCCTATCTCTAGTGAATTCACCCGTAAAAAATGTATCTGCCACAGGCGTTTCCATCATAACAGATTCCGTGGATATTGCGAATGCCCGGATCAGGTTCGAGAACGGCTGTGTTGCTAATATTACGTCTAGCAGAATAGCCAAGGATTATGTCAGGAAGTTGCGCGTATTTGAGCGAAATATTTATATCACCATCGATTTTTTGCAAGGCATCACAGAAGTTTACAAAGTGCTGGACGCTGAAGAAGAGAATCCAAATGCGTTAATCTCCGCACCCCTGGAACAGGATGGCCATCACAGACAGATTGTTTACGAGAAGCCAAGACAAGAGAAGGTGGATGCCCTTCAGTTAGAGTTGACAAATTTTCTAGAGGCTATCGAAGGTAAGTCAGACCCCATCGTGACCGCTGAAGAAGGTCGTGAAGCACTCCGACTTGCACTGCTCATACAGGAGAAGATCGAACAGGATCTTCAGTGA
- a CDS encoding isoprenylcysteine carboxylmethyltransferase family protein, which yields MDVRQFFFKNRSYTPIPLALAIIILADPGGPVTRMGLLLLLVGETLRLNGVHYAGGATRTRKVGAPQLCTDGPFAYVRNPLYLGNIILYVGVVLMAGGTFMWQLFGVTVTFFFLQYSFIISLEEQTLADKFGEEYRSYLAAVPRLLPRIVPWPGRYGISPATWKKTFRTERRTLQMIAIYLLFIMVKTVISR from the coding sequence ATGGATGTCCGCCAATTTTTCTTTAAGAATCGAAGTTATACTCCTATTCCTCTGGCCTTGGCTATTATCATCCTTGCTGACCCTGGTGGACCCGTTACAAGGATGGGGTTGCTCCTGCTCCTCGTTGGAGAGACCTTAAGATTAAATGGAGTTCACTATGCCGGAGGCGCAACACGAACGAGAAAAGTGGGAGCTCCACAACTTTGTACAGACGGTCCCTTCGCTTATGTGCGAAATCCTCTCTACCTAGGCAATATTATTCTCTATGTCGGAGTCGTATTGATGGCCGGCGGGACATTTATGTGGCAACTGTTTGGGGTCACCGTTACCTTCTTTTTTCTACAATATAGTTTTATTATATCTCTTGAAGAACAGACCCTCGCTGATAAGTTCGGAGAGGAATATAGATCCTACTTAGCAGCAGTTCCGCGCCTTCTCCCCCGCATTGTCCCTTGGCCGGGTCGCTACGGCATTTCACCCGCAACATGGAAAAAAACATTCCGTACTGAGCGTAGAACTTTGCAGATGATAGCCATTTATCTCTTGTTTATTATGGTAAAAACTGTGATCTCTCGATGA